The nucleotide sequence ATCTAATTGTGCAAAAATCCAACTGTGACTATGTCACTGTGTCATCATTTGAGATTTGATagagacacaaagaggaactaagCCTCAGAAGAGACTGGATTCATTTTTACTCCATGAATCCCTTTAAGTCCCGTTTGGATCAGTTACCATCTGTAAAAGAATCATTGTGGTTCTTTAGAATTACTTTGAATTGCTGACTATCTCTGTGGGGCCGTAGGGAGTTACACACAACTTGAACTATTTCCTTGGAGGCAATCTAAGTGGTGCAGATAGACTCTTATCTTTTCACTATTTCAAACTCACAACACTTTGTCCCGCCCAGCAGCCTCATCCAATCACTGGCTCTGGGCCGGGAGCAGCATTGCTTTATAAGCTGCATGTGGTGCCGGTGAGAACAGGATTTACTGAAAACCTAGAGCCGACACTATGGTTGAATGGACAGACTTTGAGCGAGCCACCATCCAGGACATCTTCTCCAAGATTAATTATGAGGTCGTGGGCCCCGCTGCTCTTACCAGGTGAcatattatttttcagaaatgtgATCATGTgcataaatgttctttttcttgGCACTTGTAACATGTGTTGATCTGAGCCTGGAACAAATATGTTTCACTGACATGTTTCCTCAGGTGTCTGGTTGTCTACCCCTGGACTCAGAGGTATTTTGGCAACTTTGGAAACCTCTACAACGCCGCTGCCATCTCTTCAAACCCGTTAGTTGCAAAACACGGGACAACTATCCTGCACGGTCTGGACCGGGCTATGAAGAACATGGACAACATCAAGGAAACCTACGCCGAGCTCAGTGTGCTGCACTCTGAGAAACTACACGTGGATCCTGACAACTTCAAGGTAGAGAAGACTATGGAGCTGTTGTTGTCTCCATTTAATGAGTGTGTTTGACAGAGAAGCCTCCTCACCcctcatgttgtgttgtgttgtgttgcagctgctggCCGACTGCCTGACCATCGTGCTCGCTACCCAGATGGGTAAAGACTTCAATGGTGAAGTGCAAGCAGCTTTCCAGAAGTTCCTGGCTGTGGTGGTGTCCTCCCTGGGAAGACAGTACCACTAGAGAGCTGCAGCACAAGAGAAGAACGTCACGTGCTGACCATTTGTTCAGTGCCTCTTTGTTTTGCtctcaaaaacaaataaagtaaatggcAAATTAAACATGTTGTCTACCTGTGATTATACAACACTACACACATTATACTATACTAAGTGTGGGCATGAAGAATAAAGtatatcaaataaaaactttcttagacagaaacaacagagctGATGAAAAGTAGTGACAGGTGATTGTAGCTTACTGCTGTTACAGTCTATCTGTAGATGAACAACTCCGCAGAAGTATTGACCAAAAATTAACAAACTTCTACTGGTGTTTTACCATTATGATTTGTCTtatatataacaaaaacaacatgatgacatacaacaataataattctgaatacatacataaatatatagattttttttgaaGATGTATACACAGAAAAGGCAGCaagagttttacattttttaactcTTCGGTTTTCTTAAAAAATTATTCCAACTATTCCATGTCCTCTTGTTACGTGCTGTGTTTCAATTGATCTGCTGACGATTTTAtggatatattttttattatttagtgtTCAAGAGATGTCTACAAATGTTTTGTCAGACTGTTCAACAACATTCACTTCACAATGatttaaaactgagaaaagcAGATACTTTTCACTTTACTGAAACTTGAACCAGTGTTGGAGgtttttgcaaaataaaaattgaatgtTCAAGTTAGGATTGACAATCAAAATAGTTGCCAGTAAAATTTCAGCCCATCACATCATCAGTTAAGCACAGATTAGCTGCAGTTgtaatataaatgtgttgtcTATGTTTTGTTTAATCTTGGTgacttttttgtctttgtggtttcagGACAGTTCTGACGTTTGATTTAAAGacttcacaaataaaacatactgacacaaatcatgagaaaagaagcagaaaacagtgttttgcatttcttcattcatttatttgtcatt is from Paralichthys olivaceus isolate ysfri-2021 chromosome 5, ASM2471397v2, whole genome shotgun sequence and encodes:
- the LOC138407861 gene encoding hemoglobin subunit beta, with amino-acid sequence MVEWTDFERATIQDIFSKINYEVVGPAALTRCLVVYPWTQRYFGNFGNLYNAAAISSNPLVAKHGTTILHGLDRAMKNMDNIKETYAELSVLHSEKLHVDPDNFKLLADCLTIVLATQMGKDFNGEVQAAFQKFLAVVVSSLGRQYH